In a genomic window of Meleagris gallopavo isolate NT-WF06-2002-E0010 breed Aviagen turkey brand Nicholas breeding stock chromosome 1, Turkey_5.1, whole genome shotgun sequence:
- the LOC100545558 gene encoding extracellular calcium-sensing receptor: MTLYSYCLILLLFTWNTAAYGPNQRAQKKGDIILGGLFPIHFGVAAKDQDLKSRPESVECIRYNFRGFRWLQAMIFAIEEINNSPNLLPNMTLGYRIFDTCNTVSKALEATLSFVAQNKIDSLNLDEFCNCSEHIPSTIAVVGATGSGVSTAVANLLGLFYIPQVSYASSSRLLSNKNQFKSFLRTIPNDEHQATAMADIIEYFRWNWVGTIAADDDYGRPGIEKFREEAEERDICIDFSELISQYSDEEEIQQVVEVIQNSTARVIVVFSSGPDLEPLIKEIVRRNITGKIWLASEAWASSSLIAMPEFFRVIGSTIGFALKAGQIPGFREFLQKVHPKKSANNGFVKEFWEETFNCYLPSESKNSPASASFHKAHEEGLGAGNGTAAFRPPCTGDENITSVETPYMDFTHLRISYNVYLAVYSIAHALQDIYTCTPGKGLFTNGSCADIKKVEAWQVSPLSVLKCA; this comes from the exons ATGACTTTATATAGCTACTGTTTGATTCTTTTGCTATTTACCTGGAACACCGCTGCCTATGGGCCAAACCAACGGGCACAGAAGAAGGGAGACATTATTCTTGGAGGATTGTTCCCCATCCATTTTGGAGTGGCTGCTAAAGACCAGGATCTAAAGTCAAGACCCGAATCAGTGGAGTGCATAAG GTATAATTTCCGAGGCTTCCGCTGGCTCCAGGCTATGATCTTTGCcatagaagaaataaataatagccCAAATCTCCTTCCCAATATGACCTTGGGATACAGGATATTTGACACTTGCAATACAGTCTCTAAAGCCCTTGAGGCCACTCTGAGTTTTGTGGCCCAGAACAAGATAGACTCCTTGAACCTGGATGAATTCTGCAACTGCTCAGAACATATCCCTTCCACCATTGCAGTCGTGGGGGCAACCGGCTCTGGGGTTTCCACCGCTGTGGCCAATCTGCTGGGACTCTTTTACATACCTCAG GTCAGCTATGCTTCATCCAGCCGTCTGTTGAGCAACAAGAACCAGTTCAAGTCCTTCCTCCGCACAATCCCCAATGACGAGCATCAGGCCACTGCGATGGCAGACATCATTGAGTACTTCCGCTGGAACTGGGTGGGAACGATTGCAGCTGATGATGACTACGGCCGACCAGGGATTGAAAAGTTTCGGGAAGAAGCGGAGGAGAGAGACATCTGCATTGATTTTAGTGAGCTCATCTCCCAGTACTCGGATGAAGAAGAGATTCAGCAGGTGGTGGAGGTTATCCAGAACTCCACAGCACGAGTGATTGTGGTTTTCTCCAGTGGACCAGACCTGGAACCCCTCATTAAGGAGATTGTCAGGCGAAACATCACTGGCAAGATCTGGCTGGCAAGTGAAGCCTGGGCCAGTTCATCCCTGATAGCCATGCCAGAGTTCTTCCGTGTCATCGGCAGCACCATTGGCTTTGCACTGAAGGCAGGCCAGATCCCAGGCTTTCGTGAGTTCCTGCAGAAGGTGCATCCCAAGAAGTCTGCCAACAATGGTTTTGTCAAGGAGTTTTGGGAAGAGACGTTTAACTGCTATCTCCCCAGTGAGTCCAAAAATTCTCCAGCTTCCGCTTCCTTCCACAAGGCCCATGAAGAGGGCTTGGGAGCTGGAAATGGTACAGCTGCCTTCCGACCTCCATGCACAGGTGATGAGAACATCACCAGTGTGGAGACACCGTACATGGACTTCACGCATTTGCGAATATCCTATAATGTATATTTGGCGGTATATTCTATTGCTCACGCTTTGCAGGATATATATACTTGCACTCCTGGCAAAGGACTCTTCACTAACGGATCCTGTGCAGACATTAAGAAGGTTGAGGCATGGCAGGTAAGTCCTCTATCAGTATTAAAGTGTGCCTAA